In Nitrospira sp., one genomic interval encodes:
- the floA gene encoding flotillin-like protein FloA (flotillin-like protein involved in membrane lipid rafts), which yields MNGVETGLVGILATLILVFAGSALLLYLIPLRLWVAAWASGAYVGLLTLIGMRLRRVPPGTVVTAQISAVKAGLNIPLNDLEAHYLAGGNVVNVVNAMISADKANIPMPFKRAAAIDLAGRDVLGAVKMSVLPKVIETPRIAAVAKDGIQLHAICRVTVRTNLDRLVGGAGEETVLARVGEGIVSTIGSAVTHKDVLENPDHISKHVLSKGLDAGTAFEILSIDIADVDVGENIGAKLQIDQANADKQIAQARAEQRRAMAVALEQEMRARVVEAEAEVPKAMAEAFRQGNLGIMDYYRMKNVQADTTMREAIAGTEEPPSAGPKREERP from the coding sequence ATGAACGGAGTGGAAACCGGTCTCGTGGGAATCCTGGCAACCCTGATCCTCGTGTTTGCCGGGAGCGCCCTGTTGCTGTATCTGATTCCGCTCCGCCTGTGGGTGGCTGCGTGGGCCTCCGGCGCCTACGTCGGGCTCCTGACCCTGATCGGCATGCGACTGCGGCGCGTCCCGCCCGGCACCGTCGTCACCGCGCAGATCAGCGCCGTGAAGGCCGGGCTGAACATTCCATTAAACGACTTGGAAGCCCACTACCTGGCCGGCGGCAACGTCGTGAACGTCGTCAATGCGATGATCTCCGCCGACAAGGCGAACATTCCGATGCCCTTCAAGCGTGCGGCCGCGATCGATTTGGCGGGGCGCGACGTGCTCGGGGCGGTGAAGATGTCGGTGCTCCCCAAGGTGATTGAAACGCCGCGCATTGCGGCGGTGGCCAAGGACGGCATTCAGCTCCATGCGATCTGCCGGGTGACCGTGCGCACGAATCTCGATCGGCTCGTCGGTGGGGCGGGCGAAGAAACCGTGCTCGCGCGGGTGGGGGAAGGCATCGTGAGCACAATCGGCTCGGCCGTGACGCACAAAGATGTGCTGGAAAACCCTGATCACATTTCCAAGCACGTGCTCAGCAAAGGCCTCGACGCGGGTACCGCGTTCGAAATCTTGTCGATCGATATCGCAGACGTGGACGTCGGCGAGAACATCGGGGCGAAACTCCAGATCGATCAGGCCAACGCCGACAAGCAGATTGCGCAAGCCAGAGCGGAGCAGCGCCGCGCCATGGCCGTGGCGCTGGAGCAGGAGATGCGTGCCAGGGTGGTGGAGGCCGAAGCGGAGGTACCGAAGGCCATGGCCGAGGCGTTCCGGCAAGGGAACCTGGGCATCATGGACTACTACCGGATGAAGAACGTGCAGGCGGATACGACGATGCGGGAGGCGATCGCCGGGACTGAGGAGCCGCCGTCAGCTGGTCCGAAGAGGGAGGAACGGCCATGA
- a CDS encoding prohibitin family protein has product MTHSLPVRALLLLIPLLMVLQSCGRAVDPGKRGLRWRPLTAGLMKESLKDGFYWRAPWNDVLVYEARWQSFTEKVDALTADDLPVTVYAAITMRPIADEIYFLAQEVGPDWYKQLVRPQFLSAVRGVVANYTMVTLPERSSEIGNKIEAVVVEALKGRHLDVYSVALSEMEFSQMVLKAIEQKQAKEQEKEQKEFEVVIAQRNAEIARIQAKGEGDSLKIRADGEADSLRIRATGQSQAQEIITKTLTPDYLRFKLYESPNAKMIIVPETLNVPLLVSPGPDHPR; this is encoded by the coding sequence ATGACACACTCTCTGCCAGTTCGCGCACTTCTCTTACTGATCCCGTTACTGATGGTTCTTCAGAGCTGTGGCCGGGCAGTTGATCCGGGGAAGCGGGGACTGCGCTGGCGTCCCCTCACCGCCGGGCTGATGAAGGAATCGCTCAAGGATGGGTTCTACTGGCGGGCGCCGTGGAACGATGTCCTCGTGTACGAGGCGAGATGGCAGAGTTTTACGGAAAAGGTAGACGCACTGACTGCGGACGACCTGCCGGTCACGGTGTACGCCGCGATCACGATGCGCCCGATCGCGGACGAAATCTATTTTCTGGCCCAGGAAGTAGGGCCGGACTGGTACAAGCAGTTGGTGCGCCCGCAATTTTTGTCGGCCGTGCGCGGCGTCGTGGCCAACTACACGATGGTCACCCTCCCGGAACGCAGCAGCGAAATCGGGAACAAGATCGAGGCCGTCGTGGTCGAAGCGCTGAAGGGGCGCCATCTGGACGTCTATAGCGTGGCGCTCTCGGAAATGGAATTTTCCCAAATGGTGTTGAAGGCCATCGAACAGAAGCAGGCGAAGGAGCAGGAGAAGGAACAGAAGGAGTTCGAGGTGGTCATCGCACAGCGGAATGCCGAGATTGCGCGGATTCAAGCGAAAGGTGAGGGCGATTCGTTGAAGATCCGCGCGGACGGCGAAGCCGACAGCCTCAGGATTCGGGCCACGGGACAGTCTCAAGCGCAGGAAATCATCACCAAGACGCTGACTCCGGACTATCTGCGGTTCAAGTTATATGAAAGCCCCAATGCGAAAATGATCATTGTGCCCGAAACGCTCAATGTTCCACTGCTTGTCAGTCCTGGTCCCGATCACCCGAGATAG
- a CDS encoding dienelactone hydrolase family protein, producing MIVIQEWWGLSEQIKAVARRYAREGYVAVAPDLYSRLGHKLTADPNEASKLMNLLKQEDGLKDLNATVAYLKTMPEVEATRIGVTGFCMGGSYALMLPCVNPSIKAAVPFYGWIPDPDTPLQRLACPVLYFYGENDAFIPKSEPHRLTQALKKYNKPGEVKTYPGAGHAFFRDGDPSTYRPAEAQDAWNRTLVFLRQHLS from the coding sequence ATCATCGTCATACAGGAATGGTGGGGGTTGAGCGAGCAGATCAAGGCTGTGGCTCGGCGCTATGCGCGTGAAGGGTATGTCGCCGTCGCCCCCGACCTCTATTCCCGCCTGGGGCACAAGCTGACAGCGGATCCCAACGAAGCCAGCAAGCTGATGAACCTGTTGAAGCAAGAGGACGGTTTAAAAGATTTGAACGCCACCGTCGCGTACCTGAAGACCATGCCGGAAGTGGAGGCGACCCGCATCGGCGTCACCGGCTTCTGCATGGGCGGGTCCTATGCGCTGATGCTGCCCTGTGTGAATCCCTCGATCAAAGCGGCGGTCCCCTTTTACGGATGGATCCCCGACCCGGATACCCCGTTGCAAAGGCTGGCCTGTCCCGTCCTCTATTTTTACGGCGAGAACGATGCCTTCATTCCCAAATCGGAGCCCCACCGGTTGACCCAAGCCCTGAAGAAATACAACAAGCCTGGCGAGGTGAAAACCTATCCTGGTGCCGGACATGCGTTTTTCAGGGATGGCGACCCCAGCACCTACAGACCGGCGGAGGCGCAGGATGCGTGGAACCGGACGCTGGTGTTCCTCCGGCAGCATCTCTCATAG
- a CDS encoding nodulation protein NfeD, with amino-acid sequence MIAREDRALLGITGGILVFLVLFLAGVSSAETARPVVYVIPVEGVIDLGLAPFIERVLTEATQAHAAAVVLDIDTFGGRVDAAVLIRDALLRAKVKTVAFVNRRAISAGALICLAAETIVMAGGGTIGAATPVQIGLPGGPAQPVEEKTVSYMRKEFRATAESRKRPPLLAEAMVDADVEIPGVIEKGKLLTLTTDEALQHKLADVRAETLDALLTALNLPDVEVRRMSETWAESLVRVLTHPIVSSLLMALGVLGLIVEIQTPGFGVPGGFGVVCLALFLWGHWLVQLAGWEELLLIAGGLLLLAIEMFVTPGFGILGALGIAALLGGLGLSLVGTGATWEVVLAALGQVLGALLLAIVAALALLRAVPRLPFGRRLVLETGLQAEAGYASAPEADRRWLGKRGVAASTLRPAGIAHFDHERVDVVADGEYIEPGDPIEVLRVEGNRIVVRRIEQDRERSES; translated from the coding sequence ATGATCGCGAGAGAAGACAGAGCTCTCCTGGGAATCACGGGTGGCATCCTGGTATTCCTCGTTCTATTTCTCGCGGGGGTATCTTCTGCCGAGACCGCGCGGCCCGTGGTCTATGTGATCCCGGTCGAAGGCGTCATCGATCTGGGGCTTGCCCCCTTTATCGAACGAGTGCTGACGGAAGCGACGCAGGCTCATGCGGCAGCGGTCGTTCTTGACATCGATACGTTCGGCGGGCGTGTGGATGCGGCGGTGCTGATCCGCGACGCCCTGCTACGGGCCAAGGTCAAGACCGTCGCGTTTGTCAATCGGCGGGCGATTTCGGCCGGCGCGCTGATCTGTCTGGCGGCCGAGACGATTGTCATGGCCGGTGGCGGGACGATCGGCGCGGCCACGCCGGTCCAGATCGGCCTGCCGGGCGGGCCGGCGCAACCGGTCGAGGAAAAGACGGTCTCGTACATGCGGAAAGAGTTCCGCGCGACGGCCGAGAGCCGCAAGCGCCCGCCGTTGCTGGCGGAAGCGATGGTGGATGCGGATGTGGAGATCCCTGGCGTGATCGAGAAAGGGAAACTCCTGACGCTGACGACCGACGAAGCGTTGCAGCACAAGCTGGCGGATGTGCGCGCCGAGACGCTGGATGCGCTGCTGACGGCCTTGAATCTTCCGGACGTCGAAGTCCGTCGGATGTCGGAGACCTGGGCCGAATCACTCGTGCGCGTCCTGACGCATCCGATCGTGAGTTCGCTCCTCATGGCGCTGGGCGTGCTGGGACTGATCGTGGAGATCCAAACGCCCGGCTTTGGCGTGCCCGGCGGTTTCGGCGTGGTCTGTCTGGCGCTGTTTCTGTGGGGGCACTGGCTGGTTCAGCTTGCGGGCTGGGAAGAACTGTTGCTGATCGCCGGGGGGCTCCTGCTCCTGGCAATCGAGATGTTTGTCACACCCGGGTTCGGGATCCTCGGGGCCCTCGGGATTGCTGCCCTGCTCGGAGGGCTGGGATTGAGCTTGGTAGGAACCGGTGCGACGTGGGAGGTCGTGCTGGCTGCGCTCGGGCAGGTGTTGGGGGCCCTGCTCCTGGCCATTGTGGCGGCGCTCGCTCTGCTGCGAGCCGTGCCGCGCCTGCCGTTCGGCCGAAGGCTGGTGCTGGAGACCGGGCTGCAGGCTGAAGCGGGATATGCCTCTGCGCCCGAAGCGGACCGGCGTTGGCTCGGGAAACGGGGAGTGGCCGCCTCGACGTTGCGACCAGCCGGAATCGCCCATTTCGACCACGAACGCGTGGATGTGGTCGCCGACGGCGAATACATCGAACCCGGAGACCCGATCGAGGTGCTGCGGGTGGAGGGCAACCGCATCGTCGTCCGGCGCATTGAGCAGGACCGCGAAAGGAGCGAGTCATGA